Proteins from a single region of Streptomyces spectabilis:
- a CDS encoding CCA tRNA nucleotidyltransferase, with the protein MPNANEDNPRALSQVQQRAVSELLRVSPVADDLARRFQEAGFSLALVGGSVRDALLGRLGNDLDFTTDARPEDVLKIVRPWADAVWEVGIAFGTVGCQKDARVDGVEQRFEIEVTTYRSEAYDRTSRKPEVSYGDSIEEDLVRRDFTVNAMAVALPEKEFIDPHGGLDDLAERVLRTPGTPEESFSDDPLRMMRAARFAAQLDFDVAPEVVAAMTAMAERIEIVSAERVRDELNKLILAAHPRKGLALLVDTGLAAHVLPELPALRLERDEHHRHKDVYDHTLIVLEQAMALEADGPDLRLRLAALLHDIGKPKTRRFEKDGRVSFHHHEVVGAKMTKKRMTALKYSNELVKDVSRLVELHLRFHGYGTGEWTDSAVRRYVRDAGPLLDRLHKLTRSDCTTRNKRKANALSRAYDGLEERIARLQEQEELDAIRPDLDGNEIMEILGVGPGPVIGQAYKFLLELRLENGPTERDAAAAALKEWWAAQNADS; encoded by the coding sequence GTGCCGAACGCCAACGAAGACAACCCCCGTGCCCTGAGTCAGGTGCAGCAGCGTGCCGTGAGCGAGCTGCTGCGCGTGTCCCCTGTCGCAGACGACCTCGCCCGCCGCTTTCAGGAGGCCGGGTTCTCGCTCGCCCTGGTCGGCGGTTCGGTCCGGGACGCCCTCCTCGGCAGGCTCGGCAATGACCTGGACTTCACGACGGACGCCCGCCCCGAGGACGTACTGAAGATCGTTCGTCCGTGGGCGGACGCGGTCTGGGAGGTCGGAATCGCCTTCGGCACGGTGGGCTGCCAGAAGGACGCCCGTGTCGACGGTGTCGAGCAGCGCTTCGAGATCGAAGTGACGACATATCGATCGGAGGCGTACGACAGGACCTCCCGCAAGCCCGAGGTGTCGTACGGCGACTCCATCGAGGAAGACCTCGTGCGCCGCGACTTCACCGTGAACGCCATGGCCGTGGCGCTCCCGGAGAAGGAGTTCATCGACCCGCACGGAGGGCTCGACGACCTCGCGGAGCGGGTCCTGCGCACCCCCGGCACCCCCGAGGAGTCCTTCTCGGACGACCCGCTGCGGATGATGCGGGCCGCGCGCTTCGCCGCGCAGCTGGACTTCGACGTGGCCCCGGAGGTCGTCGCCGCGATGACGGCGATGGCCGAGCGCATCGAGATCGTGTCCGCCGAGCGGGTCCGTGACGAGCTGAACAAGCTGATCCTGGCCGCGCACCCCCGCAAGGGTCTCGCCCTCCTGGTGGACACCGGCCTCGCGGCCCACGTGCTGCCGGAGCTGCCGGCGCTGCGCCTGGAGCGCGACGAGCACCACCGGCACAAGGACGTCTACGACCACACCCTGATCGTCCTCGAGCAGGCGATGGCCCTGGAGGCGGACGGCCCGGACCTGAGGCTGCGGCTCGCCGCGCTGCTGCACGACATCGGCAAGCCGAAGACGCGCCGCTTCGAGAAGGACGGCCGGGTCTCCTTCCACCACCACGAGGTGGTGGGCGCCAAGATGACCAAGAAGCGGATGACGGCTCTCAAGTACTCCAACGAGCTCGTCAAGGACGTCTCGCGGCTGGTGGAGCTGCACCTGCGCTTCCACGGCTACGGCACGGGCGAGTGGACGGACTCCGCTGTGCGCCGCTATGTCCGCGACGCCGGTCCGCTCCTCGACCGCCTGCACAAGCTGACCCGGTCCGACTGCACGACCCGCAACAAGCGCAAGGCCAATGCCCTGTCCCGGGCGTACGACGGCCTGGAGGAGCGCATCGCCCGCCTGCAGGAGCAGGAGGAGCTGGACGCTATCCGCCCCGACCTCGACGGCAACGAGATCATGGAAATCCTGGGCGTGGGCCCGGGCCCGGTGATCGGCCAGGCCTACAAGTTCCTGCTGGAGCTGCGCCTGGAGAACGGCCCGACGGAGCGGGATGCGGCGGCCGCGGCGCTCAAGGAGTGGTGGGCCGCACAGAACGCGGACAGCTGA
- a CDS encoding MFS transporter translates to MAVVGDLRVLLRLRDFRRLLAVRLLSQGADGVYQVALATYVVFAPEKEASPAAIASAMAVLLLPYSLVGPFAGVLLDRWRRRQVLVYGNVLRAALASLTAVLMLGDAPDWLFYASALCVTAVNRFVLAGLSAALPRVVDADRLVMANSLSPTAGTLAATAGGGLAFLVRIVAADSDAAVVLLGAALYLCSALASLRMPRELLGPEKELVQPRLAVALAGTARGLLAGVRHLAERRAAAHALVSMTLMRFCFGALTVMVLMLCRYAWSSSEDDGLALLGIAVVFSGAGFFAAAVMTPWAVGRFGARGWMIVCAATAAVLGPALLLPFAPGSILAAAFVIGLTTQGAKIATDTVVQSAADDGFRGRIFSLYDVLFNVAFVGAAGVAALMLPPDGKSVLLVASVALVYAAIAGAMTRFDAQ, encoded by the coding sequence ATGGCTGTCGTCGGTGACCTGCGCGTTCTGCTGCGCCTTCGGGACTTCCGGCGGCTGCTCGCCGTGCGCCTGCTCTCCCAGGGCGCGGACGGGGTCTACCAGGTCGCGCTCGCCACCTATGTGGTCTTCGCGCCGGAGAAGGAGGCCTCTCCCGCGGCGATCGCCTCCGCGATGGCGGTGCTGCTGCTTCCGTACTCGCTCGTCGGCCCCTTCGCGGGCGTCCTCCTCGACCGCTGGCGGCGCCGCCAGGTCCTCGTGTACGGCAACGTCCTGCGGGCCGCCCTGGCGTCCCTGACGGCCGTCCTGATGCTCGGCGACGCGCCGGACTGGCTCTTCTACGCCTCCGCGCTGTGCGTCACCGCCGTCAACCGCTTCGTCCTGGCGGGGCTCTCGGCGGCGCTGCCGCGCGTCGTCGACGCCGACCGTCTCGTCATGGCCAACTCCCTGTCGCCGACCGCGGGGACGCTGGCGGCGACGGCGGGCGGAGGCCTCGCCTTCCTCGTCCGCATCGTCGCCGCCGACTCGGACGCGGCCGTCGTCCTCCTCGGAGCCGCCCTCTATCTGTGCTCGGCGTTGGCCTCCCTGCGCATGCCGCGGGAGCTGCTCGGGCCCGAGAAGGAGTTGGTGCAGCCGCGTCTGGCGGTGGCGCTCGCCGGCACCGCACGCGGGCTGCTGGCAGGCGTACGCCACCTCGCCGAGCGCCGTGCGGCGGCCCACGCCCTGGTCTCGATGACCCTGATGCGGTTCTGCTTCGGCGCCCTGACCGTCATGGTCCTGATGCTGTGCCGGTACGCGTGGTCGTCGTCGGAGGACGACGGGCTCGCGCTGCTCGGCATCGCCGTGGTGTTCTCCGGCGCCGGATTCTTCGCCGCCGCCGTCATGACGCCGTGGGCCGTCGGGAGGTTCGGAGCCCGGGGCTGGATGATCGTCTGTGCGGCCACCGCCGCAGTCCTCGGCCCCGCGCTCCTGCTGCCCTTCGCGCCGGGCTCGATACTCGCCGCCGCCTTCGTCATCGGGCTCACCACCCAGGGCGCGAAGATCGCTACGGACACGGTCGTGCAGTCGGCGGCCGACGACGGCTTCCGCGGCCGGATCTTCTCCCTGTACGACGTGCTCTTCAACGTCGCCTTCGTCGGGGCGGCGGGTGTAGCGGCGCTGATGCTGCCCCCTGACGGCAAATCGGTCCTGTTGGTTGCCTCGGTAGCGCTGGTCTACGCGGCGATTGCTGGGGCTATGACCAGGTTTGACGCTCAGTAA
- a CDS encoding DUF6049 family protein, translated as MAEAADFPGTTPSPARRWLRRTAALLAGAPLLAGLLQVPAGSAAIAATPDVKTAPTGAKSTANSVRTGLKAAATGSRTVDVSLDALTPSAPRKGDTVTVSGTVTNDGRQAVTAAQVGLRIAPPLGSRTAIDTAAERKGFQPGADGTEVGGKYVKKFAALAPGVPQRFSISVPVSALDLGMDGVYQLGVTLTGQTAAQPYPQVLGIERTFLPWQDGSADTKTKTTYLWPLISTTHLTARTRSDEQQTPVFKNEDLAKEIQPGGRLEQLVTLGEQLDVTWVIDPDLLVSVEAMADKYEVEGPDGTTVPGRYDTVAQQWLTELQQTVKGKKVVALPFADPDLASLAHNGKAVSGSLGHLKEATEVGAKAVRDILFVKPTTDFAWPADGAIDPSVVDVATSAGAHRVITRSDSLRETHGLLYTPSAARPIGGGTTAVVADARLSTAFQGDMTRSENSTLAVQEFLAQSFMITLQDTKQRNIVVAPQRTPTTSQAQAMAKALTALDDERWSQPQDLTTAAKAKPDPGATTQVPSAASYPASLRRQELPRSAFEEIRGTQDKLDVFKMVLSEPDRVITPFGRAMDREMSTSWRGRAEAAQGYRKSVQGYLTSLMRQVSLIKKSDAKLSGRSATIPVTVQNNLVQGVDHLRLRLTSTNPTRLKIGDGLYEEQPVKITGGGHTQSVKFTTTANANGPVQVYAQLYTEDNQPYGEAVYFDVNVTEVTPTVMLVIAGGVLLLVLAGFRMYTQRKRAARQRAEAGPDGGPDGDGDATDEPTPDTGPDAGEPEQPSDPTPDTAPESTEPSHTGERVDR; from the coding sequence GTGGCCGAGGCGGCAGACTTCCCGGGGACCACCCCCTCACCTGCCCGCCGGTGGCTCCGGCGCACAGCGGCACTGCTGGCCGGAGCGCCCCTACTGGCCGGTCTGCTCCAGGTGCCCGCAGGCTCCGCCGCGATCGCCGCCACACCGGACGTGAAGACCGCGCCCACAGGGGCGAAGAGCACCGCCAACAGCGTGCGGACGGGTCTGAAGGCCGCCGCCACGGGATCTCGGACCGTCGACGTCTCCCTGGACGCCCTGACGCCCAGCGCGCCCCGTAAGGGCGACACCGTCACCGTCTCCGGCACGGTCACGAACGACGGCCGCCAGGCGGTGACCGCGGCCCAGGTCGGTCTGCGTATCGCGCCTCCCCTCGGCAGCCGCACCGCGATCGACACGGCCGCGGAGCGCAAGGGGTTCCAGCCGGGTGCCGACGGCACCGAGGTCGGCGGGAAGTACGTAAAGAAGTTCGCCGCGCTCGCCCCGGGCGTCCCGCAGCGCTTCAGCATCTCCGTGCCCGTCAGCGCCCTCGACCTCGGCATGGACGGCGTCTATCAGCTCGGTGTGACGCTGACGGGCCAGACGGCGGCCCAGCCGTACCCGCAGGTGCTCGGCATCGAGCGGACGTTCCTGCCGTGGCAGGACGGGTCCGCGGACACGAAGACGAAGACCACGTACCTGTGGCCGCTCATCTCCACCACGCACCTCACCGCGCGGACGCGCTCCGACGAACAGCAGACGCCCGTCTTCAAGAACGAGGACCTCGCCAAGGAGATCCAGCCGGGCGGCCGCCTCGAGCAGCTGGTGACGCTCGGCGAGCAGCTCGACGTCACTTGGGTCATCGATCCCGACCTGCTGGTCTCCGTGGAGGCGATGGCGGACAAGTACGAGGTCGAGGGGCCGGACGGGACGACGGTTCCCGGCCGCTACGACACGGTCGCGCAGCAGTGGCTCACCGAGCTGCAACAGACGGTGAAGGGCAAGAAGGTCGTCGCGCTGCCGTTCGCCGACCCCGACCTCGCCTCGCTCGCGCACAACGGCAAGGCGGTCTCCGGGTCCCTCGGCCACCTCAAGGAGGCCACCGAGGTCGGCGCCAAGGCCGTGCGCGACATCCTCTTCGTGAAGCCGACCACCGACTTCGCCTGGCCTGCCGACGGTGCCATCGACCCGTCCGTCGTCGACGTCGCGACCTCGGCGGGCGCCCACCGGGTGATCACCCGCAGTGACAGCCTGCGTGAGACCCACGGTCTGCTGTACACGCCCAGCGCGGCCCGGCCCATCGGCGGCGGCACTACCGCTGTGGTCGCCGACGCCCGGCTCTCCACGGCCTTCCAGGGCGACATGACGCGGTCCGAGAACTCCACCCTCGCGGTCCAGGAGTTCCTCGCCCAAAGCTTCATGATCACGCTCCAGGACACCAAGCAGCGCAACATCGTCGTCGCCCCGCAGCGCACGCCCACCACGAGCCAGGCCCAGGCGATGGCCAAGGCACTGACCGCGCTCGACGACGAGCGCTGGTCGCAGCCGCAGGACCTGACCACGGCCGCGAAGGCCAAGCCCGATCCGGGCGCCACCACCCAGGTGCCATCGGCCGCCTCCTACCCGGCCTCGCTCCGCAGGCAGGAGCTGCCCCGGTCGGCGTTCGAGGAGATCCGGGGCACCCAGGACAAGCTCGACGTCTTCAAGATGGTCCTCTCCGAGCCGGACCGGGTGATCACGCCCTTCGGGCGGGCCATGGACCGCGAGATGTCCACGTCGTGGCGCGGTCGCGCGGAGGCGGCGCAGGGCTACCGCAAGAGCGTGCAGGGCTATCTGACCAGCCTCATGCGCCAGGTCTCGCTGATCAAGAAGTCCGACGCGAAGCTGTCGGGCCGCAGCGCGACGATCCCGGTGACGGTCCAGAACAACCTCGTCCAGGGCGTCGACCACCTCAGGCTCCGGCTCACGTCGACGAACCCCACACGTCTGAAGATCGGCGACGGCCTCTACGAGGAGCAGCCAGTCAAGATCACGGGCGGCGGTCACACCCAGTCGGTGAAGTTCACCACCACGGCCAACGCCAACGGCCCGGTCCAGGTGTACGCCCAGCTCTACACCGAGGACAACCAGCCGTACGGCGAGGCCGTGTACTTCGACGTCAACGTCACCGAGGTCACCCCCACGGTGATGCTGGTCATCGCCGGCGGCGTCCTGCTGCTCGTCCTCGCCGGGTTCCGCATGTACACCCAGCGCAAGCGCGCGGCGCGGCAGCGGGCGGAGGCGGGCCCGGACGGCGGCCCCGACGGCGACGGCGACGCCACGGACGAGCCCACCCCCGACACGGGACCCGACGCGGGGGAACCCGAGCAGCCGAGTGACCCGACACCGGACACCGCTCCGGAAAGCACCGAGCCGTCGCACACGGGTGAGAGAGTGGACCGTTGA
- a CDS encoding LppU/SCO3897 family protein, translated as MSTPPPQGQNPFGQGQQPYGQPQGPGAPHPQGAAPYGQTPPPYPQHPGGAPQQGVPFYQGGPDPVAPRKGKKKFIFIGVAVAVVIGLAVTAVMAGKDEPSAAKVGDCMSIGNPANSTDPDLKIVDCGDKKAKYKVMEKKESGACDRNKYAEYRETGGSDDFTLCLKPYVPSGSTDK; from the coding sequence GTGTCCACTCCGCCGCCCCAGGGCCAGAACCCATTCGGCCAGGGCCAGCAGCCCTACGGTCAGCCGCAGGGCCCGGGCGCTCCGCACCCCCAGGGCGCGGCTCCTTACGGCCAGACGCCCCCGCCGTACCCGCAGCACCCGGGTGGCGCACCGCAGCAGGGCGTCCCCTTCTACCAGGGCGGCCCGGACCCGGTGGCTCCGCGCAAGGGCAAGAAGAAGTTCATATTCATCGGCGTGGCGGTCGCCGTGGTCATCGGCCTCGCGGTCACGGCCGTCATGGCGGGCAAGGACGAGCCTTCCGCAGCCAAGGTCGGCGACTGCATGAGCATCGGCAACCCGGCGAACTCCACGGACCCGGACCTCAAGATCGTCGACTGCGGCGACAAGAAGGCCAAGTACAAGGTCATGGAGAAGAAGGAAAGCGGGGCCTGCGACCGCAACAAGTACGCCGAGTACCGCGAGACGGGCGGCAGCGATGACTTCACCCTCTGCCTGAAGCCGTACGTGCCGTCAGGCTCGACGGACAAGTAG
- a CDS encoding PadR family transcriptional regulator translates to MSRRSGILEFAVLGLLRESPMHGYELRKRLNTSLGVFRAFSYGSLYPCLKTLVANGWLIEESGTATAEALAAPLAGRRAKIVYRLTAEGKEHFEELLSQTGPDAYEDEHFAARFAFFGQTSRDVRMRVLEGRRSRLEERLEKMRASLARTRERLDDYTLELQRHGMESVEREVRWLNELIESERAGRDQQRSGPGGSAQQNSTSGESDVLPRRRGDNPPPDTSGDTAK, encoded by the coding sequence ATGAGCAGGCGCTCCGGCATCCTCGAGTTCGCTGTGCTCGGCCTGCTCCGCGAGTCCCCGATGCACGGCTACGAGCTGCGCAAACGGCTCAATACCTCACTGGGCGTGTTCCGCGCCTTCAGCTACGGGTCGCTGTACCCCTGCCTGAAGACACTGGTTGCCAACGGCTGGTTGATCGAGGAGTCGGGCACCGCCACCGCAGAGGCCCTGGCGGCTCCGCTCGCCGGGCGCCGGGCCAAGATCGTCTACCGGCTGACCGCGGAAGGTAAGGAACACTTCGAGGAGCTGCTCTCGCAGACCGGCCCCGACGCGTACGAGGACGAGCACTTCGCCGCCCGCTTCGCCTTCTTCGGCCAGACCTCGCGGGACGTGCGGATGCGGGTGCTCGAGGGCCGCCGCAGCCGCCTGGAGGAGCGCCTGGAGAAGATGCGCGCCTCCCTGGCCCGCACCCGGGAGCGCCTCGACGACTACACGCTTGAGCTGCAGCGCCACGGCATGGAGTCCGTGGAGCGCGAAGTGCGCTGGCTGAACGAGCTCATCGAGAGCGAGCGCGCGGGCCGCGACCAGCAACGGTCCGGTCCCGGGGGCTCCGCTCAGCAGAACAGCACATCTGGGGAGTCGGACGTCCTGCCCCGGCGGCGGGGGGACAACCCGCCGCCGGATACGTCCGGCGACACCGCCAAGTGA
- a CDS encoding inositol-3-phosphate synthase, whose protein sequence is MGSVRVAIVGVGNCAASLVQGVEYYKDADPDSKVPGLMHVQFGDYHVGDVEFVAAFDVDAKKVGLDLADAIGASENNTIKICDVPNTGVQVQRGHTHDGLGKYYRQTIEESAEAPVDVVQILKDRKVDVLVCYLPVGSEDAAKFYAQCAIDAKVAFVNALPVFIAGTKEWADKFTEAGVPIVGDDIKSQVGATITHRVMAKLFEDRGVRLERTMQLNVGGNMDFKNMLERDRLESKKISKTQAVTSQIPDRELGEKNVHIGPSDYVAWLDDRKWAYVRLEGRAFGDVPLNLEYKLEVWDSPNSAGVIIDALRAAKIAKDRGIGGPILSASSYFMKSPPVQYFDDEAFANVEKFIKGEVER, encoded by the coding sequence ATGGGTTCGGTTCGCGTAGCCATCGTCGGCGTGGGCAACTGCGCCGCCTCGCTGGTCCAGGGCGTCGAGTACTACAAGGACGCCGACCCGGACAGCAAGGTCCCGGGCCTGATGCACGTCCAGTTCGGCGACTACCACGTCGGTGACGTCGAGTTCGTCGCCGCCTTCGACGTCGACGCGAAGAAGGTCGGCCTCGACCTCGCGGACGCCATCGGTGCCAGCGAGAACAACACCATCAAGATCTGCGACGTGCCGAACACCGGCGTGCAGGTCCAGCGTGGCCACACCCACGACGGCCTGGGCAAGTACTACCGCCAGACCATCGAGGAGTCCGCCGAGGCCCCGGTCGACGTCGTCCAGATCCTCAAGGACCGCAAGGTCGACGTCCTGGTCTGCTACCTGCCCGTCGGCTCCGAGGACGCGGCGAAGTTCTACGCCCAGTGCGCCATCGACGCCAAGGTCGCCTTCGTCAACGCCCTCCCGGTCTTCATCGCCGGCACCAAGGAGTGGGCGGACAAGTTCACCGAGGCCGGTGTCCCGATCGTCGGTGACGACATCAAGTCCCAGGTCGGCGCCACCATCACGCACCGCGTCATGGCGAAGCTCTTCGAGGACCGCGGCGTCCGTCTCGAGCGCACCATGCAGCTGAACGTCGGCGGCAACATGGACTTCAAGAACATGTTGGAGCGCGACCGCCTCGAGTCCAAGAAGATCTCGAAGACGCAGGCCGTCACCTCGCAGATCCCCGACCGCGAGCTGGGCGAGAAGAACGTCCACATCGGCCCGTCCGACTACGTGGCGTGGCTCGACGACCGCAAGTGGGCGTACGTCCGCCTCGAGGGCCGCGCCTTCGGCGACGTCCCGCTGAACCTGGAGTACAAGCTCGAGGTCTGGGACTCCCCGAACTCGGCGGGTGTCATCATCGACGCCCTGCGCGCCGCGAAGATCGCCAAGGACCGGGGCATCGGTGGCCCGATCCTCTCGGCGTCCTCGTACTTCATGAAGTCCCCGCCGGTGCAGTACTTCGACGACGAGGCCTTCGCGAACGTCGAGAAGTTCATCAAGGGCGAGGTCGAGCGCTGA